The sequence below is a genomic window from Variovorax paradoxus B4.
AGTTCACCTTGCGCACGCTGGTCGAACAGGCCAACCGCGACGTGGTGGCGCGGCAGGCCGAAGGCGGCAAGCTCGCCGGCATGCGCTCCACGGTGGTCTTCGCGGCCATCGACCTGGAGAGCCAGGCGCTGGCCTGGGTGCACAGCGGCGACAGCCGCGCCTACCTGTTCCGCGGCGGTGCCATCGTGGCGCGCACCACCGACCACAGCCTGGTGCAGCAGATGGTGGCCGGCGGCATGCTCGACGAGGAAGGCGCGCGCCTGCATCCGCAACGCAACATGCTGCTCTCGGCGCTCGGCTCGGTGGAGGAAGCTCCGGACATCACGGTGTCCGACCGCATGCGCCTGATGCCGGGCGACGTGCTGCTGCTGTGCAGCGACGGCGTGTGGGAGCCGCTGGGCGATGAGTGCCTGGTCGACACGCTGCACGCTTCGCGCACGCCCAGCCAGTGGACCGAGCAGCTCGACGCGCAGATCAAGGCGCACGCCAAGCCGGGGTACGACAACTACACGGCGCTCACGCTGTGGGTGATTCCCGATGACGTCGACGATGCCACGCGCCTGATGCCGGCGGTCGAGGAAGAGACGATGCCGGCTTCGATCGAAGAAC
It includes:
- a CDS encoding PP2C family protein-serine/threonine phosphatase, translated to MEIEIVTLSRQGGRNYNEDVHGHWHDERYVACLVADGAGGHGGGDVAAATARSSVLGGFSATPGLDEFTLRTLVEQANRDVVARQAEGGKLAGMRSTVVFAAIDLESQALAWVHSGDSRAYLFRGGAIVARTTDHSLVQQMVAGGMLDEEGARLHPQRNMLLSALGSVEEAPDITVSDRMRLMPGDVLLLCSDGVWEPLGDECLVDTLHASRTPSQWTEQLDAQIKAHAKPGYDNYTALTLWVIPDDVDDATRLMPAVEEETMPASIEEPSASPGKPLD